Within Bacillus sp. E(2018), the genomic segment TTCATAAGCTGCTTTTGCACGTTCTGGATATTTCTCATTGAACCAGCTTCCGGCATCAAGCTGTTTGATCTCTTCAAGTGTATAATCTTTTACTTGTCCTGTTCCGTTCGTTGTACGGTCTAACGTCTCGTCATGCATAGCGATCAACTCGCCGTCTTTTGTCATCTGAAGATCGACTTCAATGTAATCTCCATGCATTTTTTCGCCCATCTTATAAGAAGTGATCGTGTGTTCTGGTGCATAACCAGAAGCTCCTCGATGCGCAACATTTAAGATGTCTTTATGTTTTTCTTTTGCATCAACCACTGAACTATCAGCCCCCATCAATGTAAGACTTAGTGCTAAAGCTCCTATACCCGTTTTTATTAATTTCTTCATCATGTTGCACTCTCCCTTTGTTGTAAGTGAACTACTTTGTCACTGTAACAAGGGAATGTGAACCTGCTTTTGCATTTCTGTAAATCACATGTGAAGTTTTGTATACAAAAAAAGCTCGTCCGAAATGTTCGAACCAGCTTTTGTAAGTGTTATTATTTTTGTTCTAAAAATTTCTTGATCGCAAACGAGACACCACTCTCATCGTTTTCTTTCGTAACAAATGATGCCATCTCTTTTACCTCATCCACAGCATTTCCCATCGCTACAGGAAATCCTGCCACTTCTAACATGGAAACATCATTATAGTTATCACCAATTGCCATCGTATCTTTTAAGGAGATTCCTTTAAGTTCTGCATACCGTTGAACCGCTACACCTTTTTGTGCTTCACTGTTCGTAATCTCTAAGTTGTTATCAGCAGAAGCACTGACTGCTAGAGAATCAACACCCTTTAAATGTTGGGAGGCACGTTGAAGTTTTGCTGTATCACTTGAAAAGGCAAGAAATTTATAGACTTCAATACCATTCTGACTTAAAAGCTTATCAAAATCTCCAACAACACTCACTAATCCTAGGCGGAAACGACGAAGAGCTGCTTTTTGAACATCGTCATCTGTAGCTTCTGGATTGGAAGTTAAAACGATGTCTTTCATTACTTCGTATGCTTTTTCACGATTGTCTGTAAACGTTCCTTTGCTCGTGTAGAGCTCATAATAAATATCTTCTTCGTCTAAAATTTTTTTTATATCTTCGTACTGCTCAAACGTTAACGGGATTGATGAAAGAATCTTCCATCCTTCTGATCGTATCTCTGCACCATTTACGCATATAAGCGGTAGATGAAGATCAGCATCTTCTAGTGTATGTTTTGCTTCATCATAAGAACGGCCTGTTGCGATGACAACATGATGGCCATCGTTTACAGCTTCTTTAATCGTTTCACTGTTCTCTTTTGTGACTTTTAACTGTCTATTAACTAAAGTTCCATCCATATCAATTGCGATTAATTTCATCTAAATCATCCTTTATTGCTTAGTCCATTAGTAAGTTTACCCATAATTGAATGCTTGTTAATCATTATTTGAAGCTTATCAGGTAACAAAAAAAAGAGCTATAGATAGCTCTCCGATTTTACAAATTATTAATCTTTATAGATAAAAGATTGTACAACGTCCGTTACAGCATGGAAAATCTCAACGGCTTGAAAAGAGAGTACAGATAAAGCTGAAACGGAAAATAAACCAATTAGTACAAAACGAACTAAATGAGGCATCTTGTATCTCCTCCTTTTAATTGTGATTATACGCCCACCTTCTCTACAAATCAATTCATAAGGTGTAATATTTACAAAGTAAATTATGACAATATACTACAAAAACGTATAACCGTACAAAACGAAGATAGAAGATAGAACGACCACGATCACATTTAAGTTCAACCAAGCTGCGATAAATGCAGCGGCAGCGCCTATTCCACCATATAAATAATTTTCTGGGTTAATGGTAAACACACCTGGAAAAATGAGAGCACCTAAAATAGCAAAAGGAACGTTCTTCAATATCCCTTGTATCCTCGGATGGAAATGGTTCGTATGAAAGAGAACGAGCGGCAACATCCTAGGAATATAGGTCACGATTCCCATCCCGACTATTACCCATATTAATTGCTCATTCATCTCTCTCATCTCCCTTCATAAAAAACTCGATTGAGACCGCTGCTATCAATGTAGATAGAATGATTCCCCATCCCCCTTTTAAAGTAGGAACCAAAGAGAAGATCGAATTGAATGCGGCTGCACTTGTAGCTAGAGCAATTACTTTCTTGCTCTTTTTTGCAGCAGGTACGAGTAGTGCGATAAACATCGCATAAAGCGCAATCCCCATACTATCTTGAAGTGATTGCGGAAGTCCCGCTCCCATCACATAACCTACCCCTGAAAAGATTACCCAGCAGCTGTATGCAACAATTCCCAATCCAAGCAAATAGCTTCCCGTTATCTTTTTTTCGGGTGAGGTCGCAGCTACAGAAAAAGTCTCATCGGTAATGAAAAAAGCGTAGATCACACGCAGCCATTTGGGATCATCCTCAGCACGCTCCTTGAGAGAAGCACTCATAAGAAGATGCCTGATGTTCATGATGAAGGTAGTCAGAATTAATTCCGCAGCACCACTCATGGCCACAATCATCGATAAGGCGATATATTGGGATGCACCAGCAAACACAATAACACTCATACCAATCGTTTCAAAAAGACTTAACTCTGCCGCTTTAGCAAGCAGACCAAATGTAAACGCAACGGGCATATAACCGATAGCGATCGGCAAACCAGCTTGAACACCCTTCTTCCAGTAAGCAGGTCTTCCATCTTTATGTAAGGCAGGGCTCGGCATCATCTCGTTTTCATCTCCGTCATTGTAAATTGTAAGGGGTCTGTCCCCGGGACAGACCCCTTATCATTACTTCTGTCCTGTAATCGTGCGTAGAATAAGGTCTACACTATCAGAAGCTTTAAACGTGTCCATGTTTTTCTTCATCTGCTCTTGATCAGCTTTAAGATCTTTTAAAGAGGTGATTAATGTTACTTTCGTTAGTTCTTCTTCATAAAGAACATGGCAATAGCCCTGTTTTTCAAAAGATTGCGCATTAAGGATCTGATCCCCTCTGCTCGCTGCTCTTGAAAGCGGGATAAGCAGCATCGGAATCTTGAGCGTCAGCCACTCAAAGATACTGTTCGATCCAGCACGAGAAATCACAAAGTCCGTTGCTGCCACCACATCTGGAAGCTCACTTTGAATATACTCGAACTGTCTGTAGCCTTCTGTATTCTTTAAGCTTTCGTCTACGTTGCCTTTTCCGCAGATGTGTACGATCTGATAAGAACGTAACAACTCTGGCAGCGCTTCACGAAGAGCTTCATTGATCTTACGTGCTCCTAAACTACCGCCCATGATTGTAAGTACAGGAAGATGGCTTCGGAAACCTAAGAAGGACAAACCTTTTTCTCTTGTGCCTTGAAGCAGTTCATCACGAATTGGCGATCCTGTTACGATCGCTTGCCCTGCAGCAAAATGTTTCTTGGCTTCATCAAACGTAACAAAAATCTTAGATGCAAACTTAGATGAGATCTTGTTAGCTAAACCAGGAGTAATATCTGATTCATGGATGTAAACAGGAATCTTACGCATCCATGCAGCGATCACAACAGGTACAGCCACGAATCCTCCTTTGGAGAAAACAGCATCTGGCTTTAATTTTCCGAGCTTAAAATAAGCTTGAGCAACACCAGCTGCCACTTTAAAAGGATCTTTTATATTTTTTAAGTCAAAATAACGACGCAATTTCCCACTCGATATGCCGTGATAAGGCACATTCGTCCCATCTTGGATCAAACTTTTCTCTATACCATCAACAGAACCGATATAATTCAGGTCCCATCCCATCTTCTCTAACTTAGGTATCAGTGCTAGATGCGGTGTTACGTGTCCTGCTGAACCACCGCCAGTTAAAACTAACTTCTTCAAACAGCATTCCTCACTTCTTTTATATCCGTTATGTGTACGTAAAAACGGATGTTATCTTATCGCCATTTTAATATATGTAGCCCAAAAAAGAAAATGGCATATGAGTGATAATTGTTAGTTTATTCTGATTGTGTATCACATTTTTGTATTTGGTTTGTAAGTTTCACGAGTTTGGTTAGGGCAATTCTTTTTATAGCCATAATAGACGCCTCTTCGGCTTTAAAAGAAATCACACCTCACACCAACAGGGGTATATGTCCAACGAATTCTAGAAATTCAGTAATTAATCCTAGAAATTTCGGACTTATTCCAGCGAGTTTGAGCGATAATCCGGCGAGTTCTGATCACATATCGGCGAGATGACATAACTCGACAAACTCTAGACGCTATATACCCTTAACCTCAACAAAAAAAACGGCCCTCAAGACCGTTTTTCACATCATCATATCACTCATACAGAGCTTTTCTCTTTTTTGCGGGCTGGAGGTACATGAATCGCTTTCCCGCTCGCGTTTTCAATCGCTTCAAGCCATGCTTCGTTCAAAGCTGGATGCGCATATACCGGGTAAGCCAGATCTTCTTCACGTGCTACCATCTCTAGTGCGAACGTTCCTGCTTGAATCATTTCGACAGCACCAGCTCCCATCATATGAATACCAAGCACAACATCGCTTTTTGCGTCCATCACCAGCTTAGATAAACCTTCTTTTTGACCAAGAATAGAAGCAAAGCCATTGCCACTCATGGAAAACTGCCCTGTCTTTACTTCATAGCCTTCCGCTAGAGCCTGATCCTCTGTCAGACCGACTGAAGCAATTGGCGGATTCGTGTGCACCACATAAGGAACAAGACTTAAATTGAACGCTGACTGCAATCCTGCCATATGTTCAGCTGCCGTCTTTCCTTGCTTGATCGCTTTTGAAGCTAACTTCATTCCAATTGTGCAGTCGCCTGCTGCGTAAATGTTAGATACTGAACTTTGGCTGTGCTCGTTTACGATTATAAAACCATTCTCATCTCGTTCTAACGAAATTACATCAAGACCAAGTCCATCTACATTGGAGGAATAGCCAGCTGCATACAGTACATGAGAAGTCTCAACAGAAACTTTTTCAGCGCCATCTTTGTTCAACGTAACAGTTACTATACCATCCGTTTCCTCAGCGCCATCCCATGTATGATTCTTGAATACTTTTATCTTATTTTTCTTTAATACACGTTGCAGTTCTTTTTCGATGCTAGCGTCTAAACCAAATCCTTCGGCCGGAACAACTATACTTACTTCACTACCGAGCTGTCTGTATGCCATTGCAGCCTCTAGAGCGAAGTAGTCTTCACCATAGATTAGCAGAGATTTCGGAACCTTGTTCATCTCCCACAACGTATGCGGTGTCATCACTCGTTTTGATAGAGTCCCCTGTTTTGGCAATAAGGGTGAACTTCCTGTAGCGATTAGCGCGTGCTCAAATTCGTACATCTCAAAATGATGGCCTGAATCAATTCCTATTCTCTCACTGGACATAAAAGATGCTGTACCCGTTAAATGCTCAATTTTGTTTGCTTTTATCAGGGCTTCTACTCCCTTTTGCAGTCCAGTTACGACCGAAGAATAATAGTTTGAGAAGGTTTCATACTCAAAACTAGCTTCTGAAACGGAAATCCCCATATTCTTATACTGAGAAAGGCTAGAAAAGTTAGAAGCAGACTGTGTAAGGCTCTTTGAAGGAATACATCCTTTATGAAGGCAAACACCGCCCAACTTTTCTTTTTCGATCAACGTAACTTCCATTCCTAGCTGTGCCGCACGGATTGCAGCATGATATCCGCCTGGTCCGCCTCCGATAATAACGAGTTGTCGTTTTGTAGCAAAATCACCTACAACCATCTATATCAGCTCCAGTGTCATGAAGTAAGGATTCTCAATGAGTTCTTTTACGCGGTTCGTGAACATGACAGCTGTTGCGCCGTCTGCAACCCGGTGGTCAAACGACATCGATACGTTCATCATGGAACGAATCACGATCTCGTCTCCAATCACTACAGGCGTTTTCTTTGTTTTATGAAAAGCCATAAGCGCAACTTCAGGATGGTTGATGATCGGAGTGGCCGCGATTGAGCCGAGCGGACCAACGTTTGAAATCGTAAACGTGCTTCCTGTCAGATCAGAACCTTTCAGCTTGTTCGTCTTAGCACGTGTGATCTTATCTTTCATGTCAACGGCAATGTCGCGTATATTTCTCTGTTCGACTTTTTGGATCACCGGTACGATCAAACCTTCATCAGAGTCCGTGGCGATGCCAATATTCACGTTTCTCTCAAGACGAATAACTTCTTTTTCTTCATCCAACTTCGCGTTGAAGATCGGGAAATCTTTTAATGCAATCTGAATCGCTTTTACGAAAAAAGCTGCAACAGACACGTTCATGCCTCGCTTGTTATCAGGGTCCATCGTTTTTAGCTGCTTCTTCAGATCCATAACAGCTGTTACATCGATCTCTTCAAAATGAGTAACGTGCGGAATCGTAGCAAGAGATTGAACCATTTTCTTCGCGATCTGCTTTCTGCGCCCTTGAAAAGGAATCTCTTTCGGTTCACTTGTAGAAAACACTTGAGTGGAAGTACTATCCTTTTCTTGTAAGGAATCCTCTCGTGCTTCTACCGTTTTTGATGCTGAAGGCTGATCAATAAAGTGATAAACATCTTGATCTGTCACACGTCCACCAGGTCCTGTACCCATGATTTGTTCGATATCCACACCATTTTCACGTGCGATTTTTCTTGTATAAGGAGCAGCTAGAACACGTTTGTTCAGTGTGGCTATACCGCCAGCAAAGGCAGTGTGACTTGGTGCATTAACAATTTTATCAACGACCGGCTGATCTTTGTTTTCTGGAGCGTCATCCACTTTTGGGGAAGACGGAGCAGAAGCAGCATCAATCGTTAAAATGACAGATCCTACAGTTACGACATCTCCCTCTTTTACCTTGATGTCTTTTATCGTTCCGGCTGCTGGCGAAGGAAGTTCGGCCGTGACTTTATCTGTTTGAACCTCTACTAAAGGCTGATCAACTTTAACAGAGTCTCCGG encodes:
- a CDS encoding Cof-type HAD-IIB family hydrolase, with protein sequence MKLIAIDMDGTLVNRQLKVTKENSETIKEAVNDGHHVVIATGRSYDEAKHTLEDADLHLPLICVNGAEIRSEGWKILSSIPLTFEQYEDIKKILDEEDIYYELYTSKGTFTDNREKAYEVMKDIVLTSNPEATDDDVQKAALRRFRLGLVSVVGDFDKLLSQNGIEVYKFLAFSSDTAKLQRASQHLKGVDSLAVSASADNNLEITNSEAQKGVAVQRYAELKGISLKDTMAIGDNYNDVSMLEVAGFPVAMGNAVDEVKEMASFVTKENDESGVSFAIKKFLEQK
- the lpdA gene encoding dihydrolipoyl dehydrogenase, coding for MVVGDFATKRQLVIIGGGPGGYHAAIRAAQLGMEVTLIEKEKLGGVCLHKGCIPSKSLTQSASNFSSLSQYKNMGISVSEASFEYETFSNYYSSVVTGLQKGVEALIKANKIEHLTGTASFMSSERIGIDSGHHFEMYEFEHALIATGSSPLLPKQGTLSKRVMTPHTLWEMNKVPKSLLIYGEDYFALEAAMAYRQLGSEVSIVVPAEGFGLDASIEKELQRVLKKNKIKVFKNHTWDGAEETDGIVTVTLNKDGAEKVSVETSHVLYAAGYSSNVDGLGLDVISLERDENGFIIVNEHSQSSVSNIYAAGDCTIGMKLASKAIKQGKTAAEHMAGLQSAFNLSLVPYVVHTNPPIASVGLTEDQALAEGYEVKTGQFSMSGNGFASILGQKEGLSKLVMDAKSDVVLGIHMMGAGAVEMIQAGTFALEMVAREEDLAYPVYAHPALNEAWLEAIENASGKAIHVPPARKKEKSSV
- a CDS encoding AzlC family ABC transporter permease; translation: MPSPALHKDGRPAYWKKGVQAGLPIAIGYMPVAFTFGLLAKAAELSLFETIGMSVIVFAGASQYIALSMIVAMSGAAELILTTFIMNIRHLLMSASLKERAEDDPKWLRVIYAFFITDETFSVAATSPEKKITGSYLLGLGIVAYSCWVIFSGVGYVMGAGLPQSLQDSMGIALYAMFIALLVPAAKKSKKVIALATSAAAFNSIFSLVPTLKGGWGIILSTLIAAVSIEFFMKGDERDE
- a CDS encoding AzlD domain-containing protein, translating into MNEQLIWVIVGMGIVTYIPRMLPLVLFHTNHFHPRIQGILKNVPFAILGALIFPGVFTINPENYLYGGIGAAAAFIAAWLNLNVIVVVLSSIFVLYGYTFL
- a CDS encoding dihydrolipoamide acetyltransferase family protein gives rise to the protein MVEVKLHDIGEGMHEGEVIHFFVKAGDSVKVDQPLVEVQTDKVTAELPSPAAGTIKDIKVKEGDVVTVGSVILTIDAASAPSSPKVDDAPENKDQPVVDKIVNAPSHTAFAGGIATLNKRVLAAPYTRKIARENGVDIEQIMGTGPGGRVTDQDVYHFIDQPSASKTVEAREDSLQEKDSTSTQVFSTSEPKEIPFQGRRKQIAKKMVQSLATIPHVTHFEEIDVTAVMDLKKQLKTMDPDNKRGMNVSVAAFFVKAIQIALKDFPIFNAKLDEEKEVIRLERNVNIGIATDSDEGLIVPVIQKVEQRNIRDIAVDMKDKITRAKTNKLKGSDLTGSTFTISNVGPLGSIAATPIINHPEVALMAFHKTKKTPVVIGDEIVIRSMMNVSMSFDHRVADGATAVMFTNRVKELIENPYFMTLELI
- a CDS encoding undecaprenyldiphospho-muramoylpentapeptide beta-N-acetylglucosaminyltransferase, which gives rise to MKKLVLTGGGSAGHVTPHLALIPKLEKMGWDLNYIGSVDGIEKSLIQDGTNVPYHGISSGKLRRYFDLKNIKDPFKVAAGVAQAYFKLGKLKPDAVFSKGGFVAVPVVIAAWMRKIPVYIHESDITPGLANKISSKFASKIFVTFDEAKKHFAAGQAIVTGSPIRDELLQGTREKGLSFLGFRSHLPVLTIMGGSLGARKINEALREALPELLRSYQIVHICGKGNVDESLKNTEGYRQFEYIQSELPDVVAATDFVISRAGSNSIFEWLTLKIPMLLIPLSRAASRGDQILNAQSFEKQGYCHVLYEEELTKVTLITSLKDLKADQEQMKKNMDTFKASDSVDLILRTITGQK